A window of the Acidimicrobiales bacterium genome harbors these coding sequences:
- a CDS encoding MBOAT family protein — translation MLFNSIDFAIFFAIALLLYWRLPARFRNHVLLIGSIYFYGRWNWRFLGLLAISTVVDYSVGQLLARTEEPSARKRLLIVSMVTNLGILGVFKYANFFVDSFADMVGGLGLDPNKPFLDVVLPVGISFYTFQTMSYTIDVYRRRLEAVDDLLVFATFVAYFPQLVAGPIERAKILLPQLQSHQRSVNQAQLQSGLGLILLGLFKKVVLADGVAAIADRAFTDPTQQSWISVFTGILAFAIQIYGDFAGYTDIARGVSRLLGIELTLNFTQPYLSRNITEFWRRWHMSLSNWLRDYLYIPLGGNRKGHVRTYVNLMATMVLGGLWHGASWNFVVWGTLHGSFLVVHRLVRGGRVDDGPLRWRDLPAVAATFAAVCFAWVFFRAPDFATSRAVLRQLALEPGAWSPADTTFVFGAFVVMLAIDGLARTRVLAPRLLWERPAVAGVLVSLTVVAVALFSGGAPRPFVYFQF, via the coding sequence ATGCTCTTCAACTCCATCGATTTCGCCATCTTCTTCGCCATCGCACTGCTCCTCTACTGGCGGTTGCCGGCGAGATTCCGAAATCACGTCCTCCTCATCGGGTCGATCTACTTCTACGGCCGCTGGAATTGGCGCTTCCTCGGGTTGCTGGCCATCTCGACCGTGGTCGACTATTCCGTCGGTCAGCTGCTGGCGAGGACCGAGGAGCCGTCGGCTCGAAAGCGGCTGTTGATCGTGTCGATGGTGACCAACCTCGGCATTCTCGGGGTCTTCAAGTACGCGAACTTCTTCGTCGACAGTTTCGCCGACATGGTCGGCGGACTCGGGCTCGACCCGAACAAGCCATTTCTGGACGTGGTGCTGCCGGTCGGCATCAGCTTCTACACCTTCCAGACGATGTCGTACACGATCGACGTCTACCGGCGCCGACTCGAGGCCGTCGATGATCTGCTCGTCTTCGCCACCTTCGTGGCGTACTTCCCCCAGCTCGTCGCCGGCCCGATCGAGCGGGCGAAGATCCTCCTCCCCCAGCTCCAGTCCCATCAGCGCTCGGTGAACCAGGCCCAGCTGCAGTCCGGCCTCGGACTCATTCTGCTCGGCCTGTTCAAGAAGGTGGTGCTCGCCGACGGAGTCGCCGCCATCGCCGACCGAGCCTTCACCGATCCGACCCAGCAGTCCTGGATCTCGGTCTTCACCGGCATCCTGGCCTTCGCCATCCAGATCTACGGCGACTTTGCGGGCTACACCGACATCGCCCGTGGGGTGTCGCGCCTCCTCGGCATCGAGCTGACGCTCAACTTCACCCAACCGTACCTGAGTCGGAACATCACCGAGTTCTGGCGGCGCTGGCACATGTCGCTGTCCAACTGGCTCCGGGACTACCTCTACATCCCACTCGGCGGCAACCGGAAGGGCCACGTTCGCACGTACGTGAACCTCATGGCCACCATGGTCCTCGGCGGGCTGTGGCACGGTGCCTCGTGGAACTTCGTGGTCTGGGGAACGCTGCACGGCTCGTTCCTCGTGGTTCATCGCTTGGTTCGTGGCGGTCGGGTCGATGACGGACCCCTGCGCTGGCGCGACCTTCCGGCCGTTGCTGCCACGTTCGCCGCCGTGTGCTTTGCCTGGGTCTTCTTCCGGGCGCCGGACTTCGCCACCTCCCGAGCCGTCCTGCGCCAACTTGCGCTCGAGCCTGGCGCATGGTCGCCGGCCGACACCACATTCGTGTTCGGGGCGTTCGTCGTGATGCTCGCCATCGACGGTCTGGCCCGCACCCGCGTCCTCGCACCCCGACTGCTGTGGGAACGACCGGCCGTCGCCGGCGTGCTCGTGTCGCTCACCGTGGTCGCCGTCGCCCTGTTCTCCGGCGGCGCACCCCGACCGTTCGTGTATTTCCAGTTCTGA
- a CDS encoding methyltransferase: protein MNTTLATAGDAGVVRLDGPGLRSLVEALRTMPADRAAELTNAATISGGSFTSMVDEATVTQLVDEGVMRPSELASGERSYAPQVTFWNAGGLVTVLPAPGTRDANAIYLSGDTLWLLDFLWKRNVRGARAAELGSGHGFLAAALASRFVEVVAADIDETCVRYMAATLAVNGLQPPRARAMLADVAAGLPAGSFDLVVANAPWSPAPPRRDDGVGVVWADGGHRGTALPLEFIRQSADLLLPGGEAVVLCLDTTWADGEQPLQAGLRDVVAAGFIVEVHPTEVIPANAYERLLTKTPQLVRAQHVAVVVTRPVRGETPDSAAIGDPSPGCRHQRAREDASGRDLEG from the coding sequence ATGAACACGACGCTCGCCACCGCAGGCGACGCCGGTGTCGTGCGACTCGACGGGCCGGGGCTGCGATCGCTCGTCGAGGCATTGCGCACGATGCCGGCCGACCGTGCCGCCGAACTCACCAACGCGGCGACCATCAGCGGCGGCTCATTCACGTCGATGGTCGACGAGGCGACGGTCACTCAACTGGTCGATGAGGGTGTGATGCGGCCGTCCGAGTTGGCGAGTGGCGAGAGAAGCTACGCACCGCAGGTGACCTTCTGGAATGCCGGCGGGCTGGTCACCGTGCTCCCGGCGCCTGGCACGCGAGACGCCAACGCCATCTACCTGTCGGGCGACACCCTGTGGTTGCTCGACTTCTTGTGGAAGCGGAACGTACGGGGCGCTCGGGCGGCCGAACTCGGCAGCGGGCACGGCTTTCTTGCTGCGGCCTTGGCCTCTCGTTTCGTCGAGGTGGTCGCCGCCGACATCGACGAGACGTGCGTCCGGTACATGGCCGCGACGCTGGCGGTCAACGGTCTGCAGCCACCGCGAGCAAGAGCGATGCTGGCCGACGTTGCGGCCGGTCTTCCCGCCGGCTCGTTCGATCTCGTCGTCGCCAATGCTCCCTGGTCGCCCGCGCCACCGCGACGAGACGACGGCGTCGGCGTGGTCTGGGCCGACGGTGGCCACCGCGGCACTGCATTGCCGCTCGAGTTCATCCGTCAGTCCGCCGACCTCCTGCTACCGGGAGGTGAGGCCGTGGTGCTGTGCCTCGACACCACCTGGGCCGACGGCGAGCAACCGCTGCAGGCTGGGCTTCGAGACGTGGTCGCAGCAGGGTTCATCGTGGAGGTACATCCCACCGAGGTGATCCCGGCGAATGCCTACGAGCGGCTACTGACCAAGACGCCGCAGTTGGTCCGAGCCCAGCATGTTGCCGTGGTCGTCACTCGTCCCGTCCGGGGCGAGACCCCCGACTCAGCCGCCATCGGCGACCCTTCGCCGGGGTGTCGTCATCAGCGGGCGCGGGAAGATGCGAGTGGTCGAGATCTGGAGGGATGA
- a CDS encoding alcohol dehydrogenase catalytic domain-containing protein, with the protein MQALVFHGPRDIRYEHYRDPERTIDNAVILAVEACSICGSDLHIYHGDRIGRTDYSADVPAFCVGHEFIGTVVDAGPQVFTVAAGDRVLVAGGSGCGICPACRSRRGRCAKANAFGLSTDLQGGQAEFVQVPNADLTVRAIPEGVSDEQALLLTDALATAHFGTSRADIAPGDRVAIVGLGPIGLLGVELAFLRGASEVLAIDPVAARRHHAEGLGARSLEPGADTVSLVRELTGGAMIDRVFEASGHRSAVELVPQLLRHGGTASFIGLPQGGTALAMNQLLYRNLTVRAGVAPVTEMWSEVIPLLQSGRLRGDGLFTHRLPLSEGAEGYRLFDAREDDVLKVLFTL; encoded by the coding sequence ATGCAGGCATTGGTCTTTCACGGGCCGCGCGACATCCGGTACGAGCACTACCGAGATCCTGAACGCACGATCGACAACGCGGTCATCCTCGCGGTCGAGGCCTGCAGCATCTGCGGATCGGACCTGCACATCTATCACGGTGACCGCATCGGCCGGACCGACTACTCGGCCGACGTTCCTGCGTTCTGTGTCGGACACGAGTTCATCGGAACCGTCGTCGATGCCGGTCCTCAGGTCTTCACCGTGGCGGCTGGCGATCGAGTGTTGGTTGCCGGAGGCTCGGGCTGTGGCATCTGCCCTGCGTGCCGGTCGCGGCGTGGGCGCTGCGCCAAGGCCAATGCGTTCGGACTCTCGACCGACCTGCAGGGCGGGCAGGCCGAGTTCGTACAGGTCCCGAACGCCGATCTCACCGTGCGGGCGATCCCCGAGGGGGTGAGCGATGAGCAAGCACTGCTACTGACCGACGCGCTCGCCACCGCCCACTTCGGCACGAGTCGCGCCGACATTGCACCGGGTGACCGGGTGGCGATCGTCGGACTCGGACCGATCGGTCTCCTCGGCGTAGAACTGGCGTTCCTTCGCGGTGCGTCCGAGGTGCTCGCCATCGACCCGGTGGCCGCACGGCGCCATCATGCCGAGGGGCTGGGCGCTCGATCGCTCGAACCCGGAGCCGACACCGTTTCGTTGGTCCGGGAGCTGACAGGCGGAGCGATGATCGATCGGGTCTTCGAAGCCTCCGGGCATCGCAGCGCTGTCGAGTTGGTACCCCAGCTCCTTCGCCACGGCGGGACCGCATCCTTCATTGGGCTGCCACAAGGCGGTACCGCACTTGCGATGAACCAGCTGCTCTATCGCAACCTCACGGTGCGAGCCGGTGTGGCGCCGGTGACCGAGATGTGGTCCGAGGTGATCCCCCTGTTGCAGTCGGGTCGGCTGCGAGGCGACGGGTTGTTCACTCATCGCCTCCCGCTGTCGGAAGGAGCCGAGGGCTACCGATTGTTCGATGCCCGAGAAGACGACGTGCTGAAGGTGTTGTTCACGTTGTGA
- a CDS encoding acyl-CoA dehydrogenase family protein, which produces MFEHSARTTALLEQLRTFFTDHIEPAEAERRAWHHDPATAWTPWPGLETLKAEARSQGLWNLFLPEEHGEWSPGLTNLEYAPLAEQMGRVSWSSEVFNCSAPDTGNMEVLAKFGDERQQEEWLRPLLAGEIRSAFVMTEPQVASSDATNIETSIVRDGDEYVINGRKHWISGAMDPRCTIYIVMGKTDPTAPKHAQQSMVLVPAGTPGVEIIRPMDVFGDQHPPGGHVEMRFTDVRVPAENLILGEGRGFEIAQGRLGPGRIHHSMRQIGAAQRCLELMCQRGASREAFGRKLSDHGMVRKDIALSRCEIEQARYLTLAAAGEMDRVGNKAARDLISMITIVGPQMAQNVADRAIQVHGGVGVSSDTPIAEIFAHARFLRIADGPDEVHMNQLARSTVARHT; this is translated from the coding sequence ATGTTCGAACACTCCGCCCGTACCACCGCGCTCCTCGAGCAGTTGCGCACGTTCTTCACCGACCACATCGAACCGGCCGAAGCCGAGCGGCGGGCGTGGCACCACGATCCGGCCACGGCGTGGACTCCCTGGCCCGGTCTCGAGACACTCAAGGCCGAGGCCCGATCCCAGGGGCTATGGAACCTGTTCCTGCCGGAAGAGCACGGCGAATGGAGTCCCGGTCTGACCAACCTCGAGTACGCACCACTCGCCGAACAGATGGGCCGTGTCTCGTGGTCGAGCGAGGTCTTCAACTGTTCCGCCCCTGACACCGGCAACATGGAGGTGTTGGCCAAGTTCGGCGACGAACGCCAGCAAGAGGAGTGGCTGCGTCCCCTCCTTGCCGGTGAGATCCGCTCGGCCTTCGTCATGACCGAACCGCAGGTGGCGTCGTCGGACGCCACCAACATCGAGACCTCCATCGTGCGCGATGGCGACGAGTACGTCATCAACGGCCGCAAGCACTGGATCTCGGGTGCCATGGACCCCCGCTGCACGATCTACATCGTGATGGGCAAGACCGATCCGACCGCTCCCAAGCACGCCCAGCAGTCGATGGTCCTGGTCCCTGCCGGCACGCCGGGTGTCGAGATCATCCGACCAATGGACGTGTTCGGCGACCAGCACCCTCCGGGCGGCCACGTCGAGATGCGGTTCACCGACGTTCGGGTTCCGGCCGAGAACCTGATCCTCGGCGAGGGTCGAGGATTCGAGATCGCCCAGGGCCGTCTCGGTCCCGGACGCATCCATCACTCGATGCGCCAGATCGGTGCCGCCCAACGCTGCCTCGAGCTGATGTGCCAGCGCGGCGCCTCACGTGAGGCGTTCGGCCGCAAGCTCAGCGACCACGGCATGGTCCGCAAGGACATCGCCCTCTCGCGTTGTGAGATCGAACAGGCCCGCTACCTCACGCTCGCCGCAGCGGGCGAGATGGACCGGGTCGGCAACAAGGCTGCCCGCGACCTGATCTCGATGATCACGATCGTCGGACCGCAGATGGCGCAGAACGTTGCCGACCGTGCGATCCAGGTGCACGGCGGTGTCGGTGTCAGCTCCGACACGCCGATCGCCGAGATCTTTGCCCACGCCCGTTTCCTCCGCATCGCCGACGGTCCCGACGAGGTGCACATGAACCAGCTGGCTCGTTCCACCGTCGCACGCCACACCTGA
- a CDS encoding TetR family transcriptional regulator has protein sequence MSDGTREILIAAALSLFAEEGIDAPSLRAINRAAGQRNTNALQYHFGDRDGLLRQALEDRGAVVDASRSALLNELEPDASVRDLAVALVHPLADQLGNVGRDYLLVADEVLARPMRFGALYPLVVERPSLVDWATRIEPHMPEGAVGRPLHRRFAAIRFVHGELANRARNNRGRSGVALFSSHLVDLTAAMVVAPVSPETEALIRR, from the coding sequence GTGAGTGACGGAACACGCGAGATCCTCATCGCTGCGGCCCTGTCGCTGTTTGCCGAGGAGGGGATCGACGCACCGTCGCTGCGTGCGATCAACCGTGCTGCTGGTCAGCGCAACACCAACGCGCTCCAATACCACTTCGGTGATCGCGACGGACTGCTACGCCAGGCCCTCGAGGACCGCGGCGCTGTCGTCGACGCCTCGCGTTCGGCCCTGCTCAACGAGCTCGAACCGGACGCATCGGTCCGCGACCTCGCCGTCGCGCTCGTCCATCCGTTGGCCGACCAGCTGGGCAATGTCGGCCGGGACTATCTGCTCGTCGCCGACGAAGTCCTCGCCCGACCGATGCGCTTCGGTGCCCTCTACCCGCTCGTCGTCGAGCGGCCGAGCTTGGTCGACTGGGCCACCCGTATCGAACCCCACATGCCGGAGGGGGCGGTCGGGCGACCGCTCCACCGGCGGTTCGCTGCCATCCGCTTCGTTCACGGCGAACTGGCCAACCGGGCCCGCAACAACCGGGGTCGGTCAGGTGTCGCGTTGTTCTCGAGCCACCTCGTCGATCTGACCGCAGCCATGGTCGTTGCCCCAGTTTCGCCCGAAACCGAGGCACTCATCCGGCGCTGA
- a CDS encoding protein kinase has product MSNADTATLDALLPDYEVGQEIGRGAMGIVHLGRHRHLDRLVAIKELPAALIDDPDVRARFLSEARTLASLDHPNIVPVYDFIDRDGHCLLVMEALQGGTLWDRFSRNGLSMPSSCAAAIATACGVEHAHANGVLHRDIKPENLLFATERQLKVTDFGIAKVISGDRTMGTIDGSVLGTPAYMAPEQAEGETLGPAADVYAIGAVLFELLSGQLPFEGDSPMTLLVQRIMHDAPDLRTLASTVPEPIADVVARSLVRDPGQRIPSAAAFASQLGAAATESWGEDWLDQAGIELPDATHTTSRRPTVERPGGAAETVAPRKAATDRPAEPTVAPQRRPPTSESIHPQRQHTPSPAPPIERGQLVDVAALIKKPPRRWPLNAAAAVAVLAAIALVLLTPFTLDPVPAAAPSPAINGTALDNDTTTSIDLSAPLALTDLGDAPVSVSLAYGGIDVWSSNGLLESEAEIDLGAIGYAVSGPLTLTLASDDAPDAVFGVRSTRRWYATAQAPLLLALLAVGLSMVEYRLRSFRDGSIRVFMLIGTALTSAGLAVIATALYAQYAEQWFRVDDLVPVAVAGGVAGALVGLARANHAKARRRRTLSTRLQSTSRLGASS; this is encoded by the coding sequence ATGAGCAACGCCGACACCGCAACGCTCGACGCCCTTCTCCCCGACTACGAGGTCGGCCAGGAGATCGGTCGTGGGGCAATGGGGATCGTGCACCTGGGCCGCCACCGTCACCTCGACCGACTCGTCGCCATCAAGGAGCTGCCGGCGGCGCTCATCGACGACCCCGACGTGCGCGCTCGGTTCCTGAGCGAGGCCCGCACACTCGCCAGCCTCGATCACCCCAACATCGTTCCGGTCTACGACTTCATCGATCGTGACGGACACTGTCTGTTGGTCATGGAGGCCCTACAGGGCGGCACGCTGTGGGATCGCTTCAGTCGCAACGGCCTGTCGATGCCGTCATCGTGTGCCGCGGCGATTGCGACGGCGTGCGGCGTCGAGCACGCGCATGCCAACGGTGTGCTCCATCGAGACATCAAGCCCGAGAACCTGCTCTTCGCAACGGAGCGGCAGCTGAAAGTCACCGATTTCGGCATCGCCAAGGTGATCAGCGGTGACCGCACGATGGGCACCATCGACGGCAGCGTGCTCGGGACCCCGGCCTACATGGCCCCCGAACAAGCCGAGGGTGAGACCCTTGGTCCTGCCGCCGATGTCTACGCAATCGGTGCGGTGCTGTTCGAACTCCTGTCGGGCCAGCTCCCCTTCGAGGGCGACTCCCCCATGACGCTGCTGGTGCAACGCATCATGCACGATGCACCCGACCTGAGAACCCTGGCCTCGACCGTTCCGGAGCCGATCGCCGACGTTGTTGCTCGCTCACTCGTGCGCGATCCGGGCCAGCGCATTCCTTCAGCCGCTGCCTTCGCTTCGCAACTCGGTGCCGCCGCAACCGAGAGCTGGGGCGAGGACTGGCTGGACCAGGCCGGCATCGAACTTCCGGATGCGACGCACACCACCAGTCGCCGCCCCACCGTCGAGCGACCCGGCGGCGCGGCCGAGACCGTTGCCCCCCGGAAGGCCGCCACCGACCGACCGGCCGAGCCCACTGTGGCGCCGCAGCGGCGACCACCAACCTCCGAGTCGATCCACCCCCAGCGGCAGCACACTCCGTCACCGGCACCTCCGATCGAGCGTGGCCAGCTCGTCGATGTTGCGGCCCTGATCAAGAAGCCCCCGCGCCGCTGGCCGCTCAACGCGGCAGCGGCTGTCGCCGTCCTTGCAGCGATCGCTCTGGTCCTTCTCACACCGTTCACGCTCGATCCCGTTCCCGCCGCCGCGCCGTCGCCCGCCATCAATGGCACGGCACTCGACAACGACACGACCACTTCGATCGACCTGAGTGCACCATTGGCGCTCACCGATCTCGGCGATGCCCCCGTGTCGGTGAGCCTCGCCTACGGAGGGATCGACGTCTGGAGCAGCAACGGTCTGCTCGAGAGCGAGGCCGAAATCGATCTCGGAGCGATCGGCTACGCCGTCTCGGGTCCGCTGACGCTCACCCTCGCCTCCGACGATGCCCCCGACGCCGTCTTCGGTGTCCGCTCGACTCGCCGCTGGTACGCAACGGCGCAGGCACCACTGCTGCTCGCCCTCCTTGCTGTCGGACTCTCGATGGTCGAGTACCGACTGCGATCGTTTCGCGACGGATCGATTCGCGTCTTCATGCTCATCGGCACGGCACTGACCTCGGCCGGGCTCGCCGTCATCGCCACGGCGTTGTACGCCCAGTACGCCGAACAATGGTTCCGCGTCGATGACCTGGTCCCGGTAGCCGTCGCCGGTGGTGTCGCCGGCGCGCTCGTCGGTCTGGCGAGAGCCAACCACGCGAAGGCTCGACGCCGGCGGACGCTCAGCACACGACTTCAATCCACCTCACGACTGGGAGCCTCCTCGTGA
- a CDS encoding S8 family serine peptidase, with translation MSDRSRPAWAHDSLAVRLAKPAPVRDFTPEVAFAGSTGAGVRVAVIDSGIDSDHPMLGSCVDRDAAVEFTVSPDGEVIKNDGPHDDAFGHGTAVAGIIHALAPEASITSVRVLGPNLTGKAAAFHAGLVWAVDEGYDIVNLSLGTTRSEWALAFHEVCDRAYFGNTFIVTAANNVQRASYPSLFASVASVACNTSTDPLRFHANPNPPTEFLARGIDIEVPWINGGTTTITGNSFAAPHIAGLATLVKAKHPELRPFQLKAALWATSANVLEASPVEPAGRRTTMFVGGAVERNAHTISDGPIGYRLRGAGSPTRWGTLWEAERSSDARPVTIHQIDPTERDPASASTELRTMMSTVAAIGHPGIAPVVEVVDRPWLGVVGERRRPLIDTSEAVAPAAAIDLVEKICDVLGAAHEAGVVHGALAASSLSPDSEHGLIVHDLGLAATLESPSPTSASAMDPRQLGHLAPEQLEGKPATIASDVYAVGVLLHRLLVGRPPYADGHALGKYLRERLTTSPASLVTVDVNLPTNLALLVDRCLSLDPTERPATMADVAAALAGTSDPGEHEEVRAVEVIPPDLDHSHLPAPADDDTPAKGRRWRLSRGSRPGRDE, from the coding sequence GTGAGCGACCGATCACGTCCCGCCTGGGCCCACGACTCGCTGGCCGTACGGCTCGCAAAGCCGGCACCAGTACGCGACTTCACGCCCGAGGTCGCGTTCGCCGGTTCGACCGGAGCGGGTGTGCGGGTGGCGGTCATCGACAGCGGGATCGACAGCGACCATCCGATGCTCGGGTCGTGCGTCGATCGTGACGCTGCGGTCGAGTTCACCGTCAGTCCCGATGGCGAGGTGATCAAGAACGACGGCCCCCACGACGATGCGTTTGGTCACGGGACGGCGGTTGCGGGGATCATCCATGCGCTGGCACCGGAGGCTTCGATCACCAGTGTCCGAGTGCTGGGTCCAAATCTGACCGGGAAGGCAGCCGCGTTCCACGCCGGCTTGGTGTGGGCGGTCGACGAGGGGTACGACATCGTCAACCTGTCGCTCGGCACGACTCGGAGCGAGTGGGCCCTTGCGTTCCACGAGGTGTGCGACCGCGCCTATTTCGGCAACACGTTCATCGTGACGGCGGCGAACAATGTGCAACGGGCGAGCTACCCGTCGCTCTTTGCTTCGGTCGCAAGTGTTGCCTGCAACACCTCGACCGACCCGCTGCGATTTCACGCCAATCCCAATCCTCCGACGGAGTTCCTGGCACGAGGCATCGACATCGAGGTGCCGTGGATCAACGGCGGGACGACCACCATCACCGGCAACTCGTTCGCTGCTCCGCACATCGCCGGGCTCGCAACGCTGGTCAAGGCAAAGCACCCCGAGCTTCGCCCGTTCCAGCTGAAGGCAGCGTTGTGGGCGACGTCGGCCAATGTGCTCGAAGCGTCGCCGGTCGAGCCTGCCGGACGACGCACGACCATGTTCGTCGGTGGCGCCGTCGAGCGGAATGCTCACACGATCAGCGACGGTCCCATCGGCTACCGCCTCCGCGGCGCCGGCTCGCCAACTCGGTGGGGCACCCTGTGGGAGGCGGAGCGGTCATCCGACGCTCGCCCGGTCACCATTCACCAGATCGACCCGACCGAGCGTGACCCGGCCTCGGCGTCCACCGAGCTCCGAACGATGATGTCGACCGTGGCGGCGATCGGTCATCCGGGGATTGCGCCCGTCGTCGAGGTGGTCGATCGGCCATGGTTGGGGGTGGTCGGCGAGCGTCGACGCCCTCTGATCGACACGTCGGAAGCAGTCGCTCCGGCCGCGGCGATCGACCTCGTCGAAAAGATCTGCGACGTGCTCGGCGCAGCGCACGAGGCCGGCGTGGTGCACGGCGCGCTCGCTGCCTCATCGCTGTCGCCCGATTCGGAACACGGGTTGATCGTGCATGACCTGGGACTGGCGGCGACGCTCGAGTCACCTTCACCGACCTCGGCGAGCGCGATGGATCCCCGCCAGCTCGGCCACCTGGCGCCGGAACAGCTCGAAGGCAAGCCGGCGACGATCGCTTCCGACGTCTATGCGGTCGGCGTGTTGCTCCATCGGTTGCTGGTGGGACGGCCGCCCTACGCCGACGGTCATGCCCTCGGCAAGTATCTTCGTGAGCGCCTCACGACGTCCCCCGCGTCGCTCGTCACCGTCGATGTGAACCTCCCCACAAACCTTGCCTTGCTGGTGGATCGGTGCCTCTCACTCGACCCGACCGAACGTCCTGCGACGATGGCCGACGTGGCGGCCGCGTTGGCCGGCACCTCTGACCCGGGCGAACACGAGGAGGTGCGAGCGGTCGAGGTCATCCCTCCAGATCTCGACCACTCGCATCTTCCCGCGCCCGCTGATGACGACACCCCGGCGAAGGGTCGCCGATGGCGGCTGAGTCGGGGGTCTCGCCCCGGACGGGACGAGTGA
- a CDS encoding sigma-70 family RNA polymerase sigma factor has protein sequence MRSNASDADLASAAAAGDDAAFNVLHLRYESLVRSVVRAEARGHRDTDDITQEVFARAWTKLPGLRDSALFRPWLLQITRRAIVDHYRHHARRPTLENDDDLALGALPSATAGPDEITELRDLARSVKSGIGGLSKRDATALSLAVHFGFGPTEIGEALSISPGNAKVVLHRARKRLRDAIELPHDTEGVAI, from the coding sequence ATGAGGAGCAATGCGTCCGATGCCGATCTGGCGAGCGCAGCGGCGGCGGGTGATGATGCCGCCTTCAACGTGCTGCATCTGCGCTACGAGTCGCTCGTTCGCAGTGTCGTTCGTGCCGAGGCACGCGGGCACCGCGATACCGATGACATCACGCAGGAGGTGTTCGCTCGAGCCTGGACCAAGCTCCCTGGGCTACGAGATTCGGCCTTGTTCCGGCCGTGGCTCCTCCAGATCACGAGACGCGCGATCGTCGACCACTACCGTCACCACGCTCGTCGCCCGACGCTCGAGAACGACGACGATCTGGCGCTCGGTGCTCTTCCATCGGCGACGGCGGGGCCCGACGAGATCACCGAGCTGCGAGATCTTGCTCGTTCGGTCAAGTCGGGAATCGGGGGTCTGTCGAAGCGGGACGCCACTGCGCTCTCGCTCGCCGTCCACTTCGGTTTCGGACCGACGGAGATCGGCGAGGCGCTGTCCATCAGTCCGGGCAACGCCAAGGTGGTCCTTCATCGTGCGAGAAAGCGGCTGCGCGATGCGATCGAGCTACCACACGACACCGAGGGGGTTGCCATATGA